A window from Verrucomicrobiia bacterium encodes these proteins:
- the atpE gene encoding ATP synthase F0 subunit C: MDTNTVTQAAQLISTAALAKLGAGLAVGLGTLGSGVGIGVIFGKSIESAARQPEALPLVQRLMFTGFALVEAQALYALLITFILLAAK, translated from the coding sequence ATGGACACGAATACAGTCACGCAAGCAGCGCAACTCATCAGCACCGCCGCGCTGGCCAAGCTGGGCGCTGGTCTGGCGGTCGGCCTGGGCACCCTCGGCTCCGGCGTCGGCATCGGCGTCATCTTCGGCAAAAGCATCGAGTCGGCCGCGCGCCAACCCGAGGCGCTGCCGCTGGTGCAACGCTTGATGTTCACCGGCTTTGCCCTCGTCGAAGCGCAGGCGTTGTACGCCCTGCTCATCACCTTCATCTTGCTCGCCGCGAAGTAG
- the atpF gene encoding F0F1 ATP synthase subunit B — protein sequence MKTLHRIIRTLLATLPFVALTGAVAWAEEAATALPPGEGSQIPPTDWGLQIWTLVTFVVLLVLLAKFAFKPIAQALDRRGETIKKSIEEAEKQRADAKKLMEDYQKQIADARNEAGKVIEEARQLGERVRKEVVEKANAEASAVAQRAQEEIVRQKEKGVQELKDTVASLSVQIASKVLEKEVNEATHRQLIDNLIKDLGKVQRS from the coding sequence ATGAAGACACTTCATCGCATCATCCGTACGCTCCTCGCCACGCTGCCTTTCGTCGCCCTCACCGGCGCCGTGGCCTGGGCGGAGGAAGCGGCCACCGCGCTGCCCCCCGGCGAAGGCAGCCAGATCCCACCGACCGACTGGGGCCTGCAAATCTGGACACTGGTCACCTTCGTTGTCCTGCTCGTCCTCTTGGCGAAGTTTGCGTTCAAACCCATAGCACAGGCGCTCGACCGCCGCGGTGAGACCATCAAGAAGTCCATCGAGGAAGCCGAGAAACAGCGCGCCGACGCGAAGAAACTGATGGAGGATTACCAGAAGCAGATCGCCGACGCCCGCAACGAGGCCGGCAAGGTAATTGAAGAGGCCCGCCAACTCGGCGAACGCGTTCGCAAGGAAGTCGTCGAGAAAGCCAATGCCGAAGCCTCCGCGGTCGCGCAGCGCGCCCAGGAGGAAATTGTCCGACAGAAGGAAAAAGGCGTCCAGGAGTTGAAGGACACGGTCGCCAGCCTCTCCGTCCAGATCGCCTCGAAGGTCCTCGAAAAGGAAGTCAACGAAGCGACCCATCGCCAGCTCATTGACAACCTGATCAAGGACCTCGGTAAAGTGCAACGTTCCTGA